In Brevibacterium zhoupengii, the following are encoded in one genomic region:
- the yidD gene encoding membrane protein insertion efficiency factor YidD, whose product MPFVWFIRAYRIVVSPMYGQVCRYYPSCSMYGLEAFEIHGVLKGMVLTGWRILRCNPFSHGGVDHVPGSARQARSVSMHDDEGH is encoded by the coding sequence ATGCCGTTCGTGTGGTTCATCCGGGCCTATCGAATCGTAGTGTCGCCGATGTATGGACAGGTCTGTCGGTACTATCCCAGCTGCTCGATGTACGGCTTGGAGGCTTTCGAGATACACGGAGTTCTCAAGGGAATGGTGTTAACTGGGTGGCGAATACTGCGATGCAATCCCTTTTCCCATGGCGGGGTGGACCATGTTCCCGGTTCAGCGCGCCAGGCCCGCTCAGTCTCCATGCACGATGATGAGGGCCACTGA